One genomic window of Sphingopyxis sp. OPL5 includes the following:
- the rnd gene encoding ribonuclease D produces MQVHPLIETSAALVEFCDLIKNSDFIAVDTEFMRENTFWPELCLIQVANSEHAAGIDPLAKDMDLKPLLDLMVDNEDMLKVFHAGGQDVEIIFNLTGKTPHPIFDTQIGQMALGQAEQVGYSNLVEAWLGIQLDKGARFTDWSRRPLDKRQIDYAIGDVTHLAKIFPMMLKKLVKTGRGHWLDEEMEKLADPSNYSVDPDQAWHRIKIPSRKPDVLGRLQSLAAWREREARSKNLPRGRIVKDETLADLAAHPPKDQDGLGRVRGLSATWRSNDIGGRLMDALDNAKPLDRDDMPDRAPRGPGLGKEGVLVADLLKLLLKIRGRELNVAARLIARSDELEALAAGRRDNIPMLQGWRYDVFGHAALDLVEGRMGFAVQHGKLVMSKIEAPTPIDAAPIDAAPIDATEA; encoded by the coding sequence ATGCAAGTCCATCCGCTCATCGAAACCAGCGCCGCGCTCGTCGAATTCTGTGATCTCATCAAGAACAGCGATTTCATCGCGGTCGACACCGAGTTCATGCGCGAGAACACCTTCTGGCCCGAACTCTGCCTGATCCAGGTCGCCAACAGCGAGCACGCCGCAGGCATCGACCCGTTGGCAAAGGACATGGACCTGAAACCGCTGCTTGATCTGATGGTCGACAACGAGGACATGCTGAAGGTCTTCCACGCCGGCGGGCAGGATGTCGAAATCATCTTCAACCTGACCGGCAAGACCCCGCACCCGATCTTCGACACCCAGATCGGGCAGATGGCGCTCGGTCAGGCCGAACAGGTCGGCTATTCGAACCTCGTCGAGGCGTGGCTGGGTATCCAGCTCGACAAGGGCGCGCGCTTTACCGACTGGAGCCGCCGCCCGCTCGACAAGCGCCAGATCGACTATGCGATCGGCGACGTCACCCATTTGGCCAAAATTTTTCCGATGATGCTCAAAAAGCTCGTCAAGACCGGGCGCGGCCATTGGCTCGACGAGGAGATGGAAAAGCTAGCCGATCCGTCGAACTACAGCGTCGACCCCGATCAGGCGTGGCACCGGATCAAGATTCCGTCGCGCAAACCCGACGTGCTCGGCCGCTTGCAATCGCTGGCGGCGTGGCGCGAGCGCGAGGCGCGTTCGAAGAATCTGCCGCGCGGCCGAATCGTCAAGGACGAAACGCTCGCCGACCTCGCCGCGCATCCGCCGAAGGATCAGGACGGTCTGGGCCGCGTACGCGGGCTGTCAGCGACCTGGCGCTCGAACGACATCGGCGGGCGACTGATGGATGCACTCGACAACGCCAAGCCGCTCGACCGCGACGACATGCCCGACCGCGCCCCGCGCGGGCCGGGGCTGGGCAAGGAAGGCGTGCTCGTCGCCGATTTGCTCAAGCTGCTGCTCAAGATTCGCGGACGCGAGCTTAATGTCGCGGCGCGGCTGATCGCGCGCAGCGACGAACTCGAGGCGCTTGCTGCCGGGCGCCGCGACAATATTCCGATGCTGCAGGGCTGGCGCTACGACGTGTTCGGCCATGCCGCGCTCGACCTAGTCGAGGGGCGGATGGGCTTTGCCGTCCAGCACGGCAAGCTGGTGATGAGCAAGATCGAGGCCCCGACCCCGATCGACGCGGCCCCGATCGACGCGGCCCCGATCGACGCGACCGAAGCTTAA
- the aspS gene encoding aspartate--tRNA ligase — MHAYRTHTCAALTAAEVGQEVRLSGWIHRTREHANVLFVDLRDHYGVTQIIVETGSKLFPIVDAAGPESVLTVTGKVSARSPETINPKLPTGEIEIYPSEIVVQSSADKLPLPVFGDTEYPEDIRLRYRYLDLRRERLHANIMLRSNVISSLRRRMIGQGFTEFQTPILTASSPEGARDYLVPSRVHPGKFYALPQAPQMFKQLLMVAGFDRYFQIAPCFRDEDARADRSPGEFYQLDFEMSYVTQDDVFAAIEPVLHGVFEEFADWQGKGRTVSPLPFKRIPYRESMAKYGNDKPDLRNPLLITDVSDLFKGSGFGRFASMVEAGDVVRAVPAPNTAEKSRKFFDEMNSWAQSEGFPGLGYATQKDGVFGGPIANNHGQEGMKAIADALGLGPNDGIFFSAGKEAQATKLAGLARTRVAEQLELIDQSRFEFCWIVDFPMFEADEETGKIDFSHNPFSMPQGELEALTSKDPLDILAYQYDIVCNGVELSSGAIRNHRPDIMYKAFEIAGYSQADVDTNFAGMINAFKFGAPPHGGSAPGVDRIVMLLADEPNIREVIVFPMTQKAEDLMMQAPAPVSDKQLKELGIRIVDGPKG, encoded by the coding sequence ATGCACGCCTATCGTACGCACACCTGTGCCGCCTTGACCGCCGCCGAAGTCGGGCAAGAGGTCCGCCTGTCGGGCTGGATCCATCGCACGCGTGAACATGCGAACGTGCTGTTCGTCGATCTGCGCGACCATTACGGCGTGACCCAGATCATCGTCGAGACCGGGTCGAAGCTGTTCCCGATCGTCGATGCGGCCGGACCGGAGTCGGTGCTGACGGTGACGGGCAAGGTTTCCGCACGCTCGCCCGAGACGATCAATCCGAAACTGCCGACCGGCGAGATCGAAATCTATCCCAGCGAGATCGTCGTCCAGTCGTCGGCCGACAAGCTGCCGCTGCCGGTGTTCGGCGATACCGAATATCCCGAGGATATCCGCCTGCGCTACCGCTACCTCGATTTGCGGCGCGAGCGACTTCACGCCAACATCATGCTGCGCTCGAACGTGATTTCCAGCCTTCGCCGCCGAATGATTGGGCAGGGCTTTACCGAATTCCAGACGCCGATTCTGACGGCGTCATCGCCGGAGGGCGCGCGCGACTATCTGGTCCCGTCGCGGGTCCATCCGGGCAAATTCTATGCCCTCCCGCAGGCCCCGCAGATGTTCAAGCAGCTGCTGATGGTCGCCGGGTTCGACAGATATTTTCAGATCGCCCCCTGCTTCCGCGACGAGGATGCGCGCGCCGACCGTTCGCCCGGCGAATTCTACCAGCTCGATTTCGAGATGAGCTACGTCACCCAGGACGACGTGTTCGCCGCGATCGAGCCCGTGCTGCATGGCGTGTTCGAAGAATTCGCCGACTGGCAGGGCAAGGGGCGCACCGTGTCGCCGCTGCCGTTCAAGCGCATCCCATACCGGGAATCGATGGCGAAATACGGCAACGACAAGCCCGATCTGCGTAACCCGTTGCTGATCACCGACGTGTCCGACCTGTTCAAGGGATCGGGTTTCGGCCGCTTTGCGTCGATGGTCGAGGCGGGCGACGTCGTCCGGGCGGTGCCCGCGCCGAACACGGCTGAAAAGAGCCGTAAGTTCTTCGACGAAATGAACTCGTGGGCGCAGTCCGAAGGTTTCCCCGGCCTTGGCTATGCAACGCAGAAGGACGGCGTGTTCGGCGGGCCGATCGCGAACAATCACGGGCAGGAGGGCATGAAGGCGATCGCCGACGCGCTCGGTCTTGGGCCGAACGACGGGATATTCTTCTCGGCCGGCAAGGAGGCGCAGGCCACCAAGCTCGCCGGACTCGCCCGCACGCGTGTCGCCGAGCAGCTGGAACTGATCGACCAGTCGCGCTTCGAATTCTGCTGGATCGTCGACTTCCCGATGTTCGAGGCCGACGAGGAAACCGGCAAGATCGACTTCAGCCACAATCCCTTCAGCATGCCGCAGGGCGAGTTGGAGGCACTGACCTCGAAGGACCCGCTCGACATATTGGCGTATCAGTACGACATCGTCTGCAACGGCGTCGAACTGTCGTCGGGCGCGATCCGGAACCATCGGCCGGACATCATGTATAAGGCCTTTGAAATCGCCGGATACAGCCAAGCCGATGTCGACACCAATTTCGCCGGCATGATCAACGCGTTCAAATTCGGCGCGCCGCCGCACGGTGGCTCGGCGCCGGGCGTCGATCGCATCGTGATGTTGCTCGCGGACGAGCCCAACATCCGCGAAGTCATCGTCTTCCCGATGACGCAGAAGGCCGAGGACCTGATGATGCAGGCCCCGGCGCCAGTCAGCGACAAGCAACTCAAGGAACTCGGCATCCGCATCGTGGACGGGCCGAAGGGCTGA
- a CDS encoding polyphosphate kinase 2 family protein, whose protein sequence is MTIDLSDFESGAKYDGDYGEDLAALQGRLERIQAAHITHGQRSVIMFEGWDAAGKGGIITRLAAQLDPRYFEVWPISAPTDEEKSRHFLWRFWKRLPGNRELSIFDRSWYGRVLVERVEGYASEGEWRKGYDEINEFEAQLTGSKTHLVKLFVHITQDEQDKRFADRLDDPWKRWKTGADDYRNRARRADYLAAMHDMFAQTNTRWAPWTVIDGNNKKAGRIAALTHIADTLEAAVPMTPPDLDPATVKLAHKAFGYQPKN, encoded by the coding sequence ATGACCATCGACCTGTCCGACTTCGAATCCGGTGCCAAATATGATGGCGATTATGGCGAGGATCTCGCCGCGCTGCAGGGGCGGCTCGAACGCATCCAGGCGGCGCATATCACCCACGGCCAGCGCAGCGTCATCATGTTCGAAGGCTGGGATGCGGCCGGCAAGGGCGGGATCATCACCCGCCTCGCGGCGCAGCTCGACCCGCGATATTTCGAAGTCTGGCCGATCAGCGCGCCGACCGACGAGGAAAAATCGCGCCATTTCCTCTGGCGTTTCTGGAAACGGCTGCCGGGAAACCGCGAATTGTCGATCTTCGACCGCAGCTGGTACGGCCGCGTCCTCGTCGAGCGCGTCGAGGGTTATGCGAGCGAAGGCGAATGGCGCAAGGGTTACGACGAGATCAACGAGTTCGAGGCGCAACTGACCGGGTCGAAGACGCATCTGGTCAAGCTGTTCGTCCACATCACGCAGGACGAACAGGACAAGCGCTTCGCCGACCGGCTCGACGATCCGTGGAAGCGGTGGAAGACCGGCGCCGACGATTATCGCAACCGCGCGCGCCGCGCCGACTATCTCGCCGCGATGCACGACATGTTTGCGCAGACCAACACACGTTGGGCGCCGTGGACGGTGATCGACGGCAACAACAAGAAGGCGGGACGCATCGCCGCATTGACCCACATCGCCGACACGCTCGAGGCCGCGGTGCCGATGACCCCGCCCGACCTCGACCCCGCGACGGTCAAGCTGGCGCACAAGGCGTTCGGGTATCAACCGAAGAATTGA
- a CDS encoding Ppx/GppA family phosphatase has protein sequence MTKLPPQRAPKSKLHRSAVIDIGSNSVRLVVYEGPPRAPAVIFNEKVAAGLGRGLSIDGRIASEDAKRGLYALRRYALLARHMEVKDLQCVATAAVRDASNGPDFIAGAAEAGLQIRLLSGQEEAEAAGYGVIAAIPDAHGIAVDLGGGSLELAAVSNGQVGRRNSFPLGVLRLPALRKDGPQAFERAIRKMLRAKDWPGDCAGLPLYLVGGSWRALARLDLELTHDPLAVLDQHSLPRTALRRLLRATQRLSFEELKAIPGMASNRAASLPDAAALLAALANIIDVPDMTVSSSGLREGLLYQALDAGTRAQDPLIVAAEFEGRRLARFAPHGPALAEWIAPLFASEDAADSRVRLAASLLSDVAWSANPDFRADRGTEIGLHGNWRGIDIPGRILLARALHAGFGGADGDFPAMGSLVAAERLARARQWGLAIRLAQRLTGGVEAPLKASRIALEKGKLVLSLEAGWHHLAGESVDRRLRSLAQALDAKPELVLL, from the coding sequence TTGACCAAATTGCCCCCCCAGCGCGCCCCCAAATCCAAACTCCATCGCTCGGCGGTCATCGACATCGGTTCCAACTCGGTCCGCCTCGTCGTTTATGAAGGCCCGCCGCGCGCGCCGGCGGTGATCTTCAACGAAAAGGTCGCCGCCGGCCTCGGCCGCGGCCTGTCGATCGACGGTCGTATCGCCTCCGAAGACGCCAAGCGCGGCCTTTATGCCCTGCGCCGCTACGCGCTGCTGGCCCGGCACATGGAGGTCAAGGACCTGCAGTGCGTCGCGACCGCCGCGGTGCGCGACGCATCCAACGGCCCCGACTTCATCGCCGGCGCCGCCGAGGCCGGACTCCAGATCCGCCTGCTGTCGGGCCAGGAAGAGGCCGAGGCGGCGGGCTATGGCGTCATCGCCGCCATCCCCGACGCGCATGGTATCGCCGTCGATCTCGGTGGCGGCAGCCTCGAACTCGCGGCGGTTTCGAACGGCCAGGTGGGCCGCCGCAACAGCTTTCCGCTCGGCGTGCTGCGGCTTCCCGCGCTGCGCAAGGACGGGCCGCAGGCGTTCGAGCGCGCGATCCGCAAGATGCTGCGCGCCAAGGACTGGCCGGGCGATTGCGCCGGGCTGCCGCTCTATCTCGTCGGCGGTTCGTGGCGCGCGCTCGCGCGTCTCGACCTCGAACTCACCCACGACCCGCTCGCGGTGCTCGACCAGCACAGCCTGCCGCGTACCGCGCTGCGCCGGCTGCTCCGCGCGACCCAGCGGCTGAGCTTTGAGGAACTGAAGGCGATTCCCGGCATGGCGTCGAACCGCGCCGCATCGCTGCCCGACGCCGCGGCCCTGCTCGCCGCGCTCGCCAACATCATCGACGTTCCCGACATGACGGTTTCGTCGTCGGGTTTGCGCGAAGGGCTGCTCTATCAGGCGCTCGACGCCGGGACGCGGGCGCAGGATCCGCTGATCGTCGCCGCCGAATTCGAAGGCCGCCGCCTCGCGCGCTTTGCGCCGCACGGTCCCGCGCTTGCCGAATGGATCGCACCGCTCTTCGCCAGCGAAGACGCCGCCGACAGTCGTGTCCGCCTCGCGGCCAGCCTGCTCAGCGATGTCGCCTGGTCGGCGAACCCCGATTTTCGCGCCGATCGCGGTACCGAAATCGGCCTGCACGGCAACTGGCGCGGCATCGATATTCCGGGCCGCATCCTGCTCGCGCGCGCGCTCCACGCCGGCTTCGGCGGCGCCGACGGCGATTTTCCGGCGATGGGATCGCTCGTCGCGGCCGAACGGCTGGCGCGGGCGCGGCAATGGGGGCTCGCGATCCGGCTGGCGCAGCGCCTGACCGGCGGGGTCGAAGCGCCGCTAAAGGCGAGCCGCATTGCACTCGAAAAGGGCAAGCTGGTCCTCAGCCTCGAAGCGGGCTGGCACCACCTCGCCGGCGAATCGGTCGACCGCCGCCTGCGCTCGCTCGCGCAAGCGCTCGACGCCAAGCCTGAACTCGTGCTTCTTTAA
- a CDS encoding HdaA/DnaA family protein, with amino-acid sequence MAGPSGQIALPLDWSAGGSNDGPLIVGTSNADAVRYLRHVGTWPVRTAVLTGPRGSGRSLIGRLFARETGGRVIDGHDSVSEEAMFHAWNAAQASGDPLLVIADAPPADWDIRLPDLASRLRAVPVLTIGEPDDCLARDLIEALFAQRGMALAPEVASYIVPRMERSYATLHRIVVALDAASLEQGRRVGVRLTRETLLSQGLIDPDLLERQDEDTCR; translated from the coding sequence ATGGCCGGCCCTTCGGGACAGATCGCGCTCCCGCTCGACTGGAGCGCGGGGGGCAGCAATGATGGCCCGCTGATCGTCGGCACCAGCAACGCCGACGCGGTGCGTTATCTGCGCCATGTCGGAACATGGCCGGTTCGCACCGCGGTCCTCACCGGCCCGCGCGGGTCGGGGCGCAGCCTGATCGGCCGGCTGTTCGCGCGCGAAACCGGCGGCCGCGTCATCGACGGCCATGACAGCGTCTCCGAAGAAGCGATGTTCCATGCGTGGAACGCCGCGCAAGCGAGCGGCGACCCGCTTCTCGTCATCGCCGACGCGCCGCCCGCCGATTGGGATATCCGGCTTCCCGATCTCGCCTCGCGCCTGCGCGCCGTGCCCGTGCTGACGATCGGTGAACCCGACGATTGCCTCGCCCGCGACCTGATCGAGGCGCTGTTCGCGCAGCGCGGCATGGCGCTCGCGCCCGAGGTCGCCTCCTATATCGTCCCGCGCATGGAGCGCAGCTATGCGACGCTCCACCGCATCGTCGTCGCGCTCGATGCCGCCTCGCTCGAACAGGGGCGGCGCGTCGGGGTTCGTCTTACGCGTGAAACATTACTGTCACAGGGGCTGATCGATCCCGATCTCCTTGAAAGGCAGGATGAAGACACATGTCGATAG
- a CDS encoding RNA degradosome polyphosphate kinase: protein MSIAGGPLRADNDADTARPSFGPERFFNRELSWLAFNRRVMEEARNPAHPLLERLRFLSISGSNLDEFFMVRVAGLKGQQLQGIDDPSADGRSPGQQLAEIEAEVNRLVDQQQSEWQLLHRQLGEQGIVVHGDHSDAGKLRTLLRQYFIDQIFPILTPQVLDPAHPFPFIPNRGLGVILDLERKATGETIRELVMIPGSLPRFVPVPGEASNFVPIEFLIELFGDIIFPGYRIRARGVFRIIRDSDIELEEEAEDLVRLFRTAIRRRRRGRVILLELEADMPGELAAVLNADIQGHEAIVAKIDGFVGLAALSALVDVDRPDLKFPAFSARFPERIREHGGDCFAAIRSKDILVHHPYESFEVVLAFLRQAAADPDVVAIKQTLYRAGDQSPVIRALIEAAEAGKSVTAVVELKARFDEEQNLLWANQLERAGVQVVYGFIEWKTHAKISMVVRREGQGYKTYCHFGTGNYHPVTARIYTDLSFFTADPRAGRDAAQLFNYITGYVEPERLDMITMSPLNMRAHLCQLIDAEIAAARAGAPSGVWAKMNSLVDPGIIDKLYEASVAGVPVELVVRGICCLRPGVPGLSETIRVKSVVGRFLEHSRIWAFANGAALPHRNAKLYISSADWMPRNFDRRVEYMIPIENPTVHDQILDQVLVANLIDNEQSWVLQADGTYVRLNPGDKPFNLHHYFMTNPSLSGRGTALHQRQDVPTLLLNMRED, encoded by the coding sequence ATGTCGATAGCTGGCGGCCCCCTACGCGCAGACAATGATGCCGACACGGCGCGGCCCTCCTTCGGCCCCGAACGCTTCTTCAACCGCGAACTCAGCTGGCTCGCCTTCAACCGGCGGGTGATGGAGGAGGCGCGCAATCCCGCGCATCCGCTGCTCGAACGGCTGCGCTTCCTGTCGATTTCGGGCAGCAACCTCGACGAATTCTTCATGGTCCGCGTCGCGGGGCTCAAGGGCCAGCAGTTGCAGGGGATCGATGATCCCAGCGCCGACGGCCGCTCGCCCGGCCAACAGCTCGCCGAGATCGAGGCCGAGGTGAACCGCCTCGTCGACCAGCAGCAGAGCGAATGGCAATTGCTCCACCGGCAACTCGGCGAACAGGGCATCGTCGTCCATGGCGACCATTCGGACGCCGGAAAGCTCCGGACGCTGCTGCGCCAATATTTCATCGACCAGATTTTTCCGATCCTCACCCCGCAGGTGCTCGATCCGGCGCATCCCTTTCCCTTCATCCCCAACCGCGGGCTCGGGGTGATTCTTGACCTCGAGCGCAAGGCGACGGGCGAGACGATCCGCGAACTGGTGATGATACCGGGCTCGCTCCCGCGTTTCGTGCCGGTGCCCGGCGAGGCGTCGAATTTCGTCCCGATCGAATTTCTGATCGAATTGTTCGGCGACATCATTTTCCCCGGCTACCGTATCCGCGCGCGCGGCGTCTTTCGCATCATCCGCGACAGCGACATCGAGCTGGAGGAAGAGGCCGAGGATCTCGTCCGGCTGTTTCGCACCGCGATCCGCCGCCGCCGTCGCGGCCGCGTCATCCTTTTGGAGCTTGAGGCCGACATGCCCGGCGAACTCGCCGCGGTGCTCAACGCCGATATCCAGGGGCATGAAGCGATCGTCGCCAAGATCGACGGCTTCGTCGGTCTCGCGGCGCTGTCGGCGCTCGTCGACGTCGACCGCCCCGACCTCAAATTCCCCGCCTTCTCGGCGCGTTTTCCCGAACGCATTCGCGAACATGGCGGCGATTGCTTCGCGGCGATCCGCAGCAAGGACATCCTCGTCCACCATCCCTATGAAAGCTTCGAGGTCGTTCTCGCCTTCCTGCGGCAGGCGGCGGCCGATCCCGACGTCGTTGCGATCAAGCAGACGCTCTACCGCGCCGGCGACCAGTCCCCGGTGATCCGCGCGCTGATCGAGGCGGCCGAGGCGGGCAAGTCGGTGACCGCGGTCGTCGAACTCAAGGCGCGCTTCGACGAGGAACAGAATCTGCTCTGGGCGAACCAGCTCGAACGCGCCGGGGTGCAGGTCGTCTATGGCTTCATCGAATGGAAGACCCACGCCAAGATTTCGATGGTCGTCCGCCGCGAAGGGCAGGGGTATAAAACCTACTGCCACTTCGGCACCGGCAACTACCACCCGGTGACCGCCCGGATTTACACCGATCTCAGCTTCTTCACCGCCGACCCGCGCGCGGGGCGCGATGCGGCGCAATTGTTCAACTACATCACCGGCTATGTCGAACCCGAACGGCTCGACATGATCACGATGTCGCCGCTCAACATGCGCGCGCATCTCTGTCAGCTGATCGATGCCGAGATCGCCGCGGCGCGCGCGGGGGCGCCCTCGGGCGTCTGGGCCAAGATGAACAGCCTCGTCGACCCCGGCATCATCGACAAGCTCTATGAAGCGAGCGTCGCCGGGGTGCCGGTCGAACTCGTCGTGCGCGGCATCTGCTGCCTGCGTCCCGGGGTTCCCGGCCTCTCCGAAACGATCCGCGTCAAATCGGTCGTCGGCCGCTTTCTCGAGCATAGCCGCATCTGGGCCTTCGCCAACGGCGCGGCGCTGCCGCACCGCAACGCAAAGCTCTATATCTCCAGCGCCGACTGGATGCCGCGCAACTTCGACCGCCGCGTCGAATATATGATCCCGATCGAAAACCCGACCGTCCACGACCAGATTCTGGACCAGGTGCTCGTCGCGAACCTCATCGACAATGAACAAAGCTGGGTGCTGCAAGCCGACGGCACCTATGTGCGCTTAAATCCGGGCGACAAACCATTTAACTTGCACCATTATTTTATGACGAATCCGTCTCTATCGGGCCGCGGCACCGCGCTCCACCAACGCCAGGACGTCCCGACGCTCCTCCTCAATATGCGTGAAGATTGA
- a CDS encoding FAD-binding protein codes for MPIVPIGESGRWTNYHGTGVCEDATRFALRSGDAARGRDEIAIAAAAVREWLGEALAKGKRVRPLGAGWSPSNVNICSDAWLLHTRRFNRCFRIAASDVLPGVDAAGLMLVEAGTLVDEVSDKLEAEGRSLWTSGAGNGQTFAGAAATGTHGSMVTRGGIQDHIRAVQLVTPAGVHWVEPAAGVMSDAFIAATGSTVLRDDDVFAAVQLPVGALGIVTALVVDSVPKFLVRPIQNLRKVDCAALDWLAAGDFRRFSAAYALDRDPDFVQMIVNPYKPFKRPAMLRFLYAEPWRADYERATPGELGAGYDALSLLGRLLDDYPWARGALLQFAMKMGYAAGPDVDDPPVHGTWGEGLDTHRPLADLFNASVTIDRSDLAHVFELICGVYTRHGGSTAVTVRFMERAQGLLAPARFTHNAVIDFDGPRSPRTAEAYARVVELLDREGVDFTRHWAKSCHLDGARVAADYGEDLQRWRAARNRLIPDPTHRAIFGSAVLDGLGLTG; via the coding sequence ATGCCCATTGTTCCGATCGGCGAGTCGGGTCGCTGGACCAATTATCACGGCACCGGCGTGTGCGAGGATGCGACGCGTTTCGCGTTGCGCAGCGGCGATGCGGCGCGCGGGCGCGACGAGATCGCGATCGCGGCGGCGGCGGTACGCGAATGGCTTGGCGAAGCGCTGGCGAAGGGGAAGCGCGTGCGGCCGCTCGGCGCAGGCTGGTCGCCATCGAACGTCAATATCTGTTCGGACGCCTGGCTGCTCCACACCCGCCGCTTCAACCGCTGTTTCCGCATCGCCGCAAGTGACGTCCTGCCCGGTGTCGATGCCGCCGGGCTGATGCTCGTCGAGGCCGGGACGCTCGTCGACGAGGTGTCCGACAAGCTCGAGGCAGAAGGCCGCTCGCTGTGGACGAGCGGCGCGGGCAATGGCCAGACCTTTGCCGGCGCAGCGGCGACTGGCACGCACGGGTCGATGGTCACGCGCGGCGGCATCCAGGATCATATCCGCGCGGTCCAGCTGGTGACACCTGCGGGCGTCCATTGGGTCGAACCCGCGGCCGGGGTGATGAGCGACGCCTTCATCGCCGCGACCGGGTCGACGGTCCTGCGCGACGATGATGTCTTCGCCGCGGTCCAGTTGCCCGTCGGCGCGCTCGGCATCGTGACCGCGCTCGTCGTCGATAGCGTCCCCAAATTCCTCGTCCGCCCGATCCAGAATCTGCGTAAGGTCGACTGCGCCGCGCTCGACTGGCTTGCGGCAGGCGATTTCCGCCGCTTTTCGGCGGCCTATGCGCTCGATCGCGATCCCGACTTCGTCCAGATGATCGTCAATCCGTACAAGCCGTTTAAACGCCCCGCGATGCTGCGCTTCCTCTATGCTGAGCCGTGGCGCGCCGATTACGAGCGGGCGACCCCGGGAGAACTGGGCGCGGGTTACGACGCGCTCAGTCTGCTCGGACGGCTGCTCGACGATTATCCTTGGGCGCGCGGCGCGCTGCTCCAGTTCGCGATGAAGATGGGCTATGCTGCGGGTCCCGACGTCGATGACCCGCCGGTGCATGGCACCTGGGGGGAGGGGCTCGACACCCACCGGCCGCTCGCCGACCTGTTCAACGCCTCGGTGACGATCGACCGCAGCGATTTGGCGCATGTGTTTGAGCTGATCTGCGGCGTCTACACGCGCCACGGCGGTTCGACCGCGGTGACAGTGCGCTTCATGGAACGCGCGCAGGGGCTGCTCGCACCTGCGCGTTTCACCCACAATGCAGTGATCGACTTCGACGGTCCGCGCAGCCCGCGGACCGCCGAAGCCTATGCGCGCGTCGTCGAACTGCTCGACCGCGAGGGGGTGGACTTCACGCGCCACTGGGCGAAAAGCTGTCACCTCGATGGGGCACGCGTCGCAGCCGATTATGGCGAGGATTTGCAACGCTGGCGCGCCGCCCGCAACCGTCTGATCCCCGATCCCACGCATCGCGCGATCTTCGGCAGCGCGGTGCTCGACGGGCTGGGGCTGACTGGCTGA
- a CDS encoding alpha/beta fold hydrolase, protein MTSAAREHRLSTPDGDICWFEWGEPTDRPSVLLLHATGFHARLWDQVVAALPAGTHVVAPDSRGHGRSAKPASLSDWAATTDFLLPLIDRFAGTTFVGCGHSMGGYLLTRLAAERPQAFRHLILVDPVIMPPEFYAEAVGQPVPDPAEHPVARRRNRWDGWEAMAAHFATRPPYAHWRAEALADYCRFGLLPAADGEGWELACPPALEASVYLNALRTDPHRWFGGISAPISVIRAKTGERAGTLDFSVSPTSPGLGASLGAVRDEHWAELSHFIPMEAPERLADFIATEL, encoded by the coding sequence ATGACGTCGGCGGCGCGGGAGCACCGGCTGTCGACGCCGGATGGCGACATTTGCTGGTTCGAATGGGGCGAGCCCACCGACCGACCATCGGTGCTGCTGCTCCACGCGACGGGCTTTCATGCCCGGCTGTGGGATCAGGTCGTTGCGGCGCTCCCGGCCGGGACGCATGTGGTGGCGCCCGACAGCCGCGGTCACGGGCGCAGCGCAAAGCCGGCTTCGCTGTCCGACTGGGCGGCAACGACCGATTTCCTGTTGCCGCTGATCGACCGTTTTGCGGGAACGACGTTCGTCGGCTGCGGGCACAGCATGGGCGGTTACCTGCTCACACGGCTGGCCGCCGAGCGGCCGCAGGCTTTCCGTCACCTGATTCTGGTCGATCCCGTGATCATGCCGCCCGAATTTTATGCCGAAGCAGTCGGGCAACCCGTTCCCGACCCCGCCGAGCATCCGGTGGCGCGGCGGCGGAATCGCTGGGATGGCTGGGAGGCGATGGCCGCGCACTTCGCTACGCGTCCGCCCTATGCGCATTGGCGGGCCGAAGCGCTCGCCGATTATTGCCGGTTTGGATTGCTTCCCGCTGCGGATGGCGAGGGGTGGGAACTGGCTTGCCCGCCCGCGTTGGAGGCGTCGGTCTATCTCAACGCGCTGCGTACCGACCCCCATCGCTGGTTTGGTGGGATTTCGGCGCCGATCAGCGTGATCCGTGCCAAGACCGGCGAGCGCGCAGGCACTCTCGATTTTTCCGTCAGCCCGACATCGCCCGGCCTGGGCGCTTCGCTCGGCGCAGTGCGCGACGAGCATTGGGCCGAACTCAGCCATTTCATCCCGATGGAAGCGCCCGAGCGCCTGGCCGACTTCATCGCCACCGAACTTTGA